gacaccgcTTTTTAACAGACATCTTCCTGTCCCGCAGATACAAAACGTGGAGAAATATATGAATAACAAACAACAACTCATATCTACAGATCATCTCGGTAAAGATCTTTTTTAACATATCGTCCCTGTTTCAACAATCAAAGGTAAAATAACAGATCTCAAGTGAGCACATTGAGAGATTCTGGGGCTCCCTGAATGTTTTtctcaacaaacaaaaaacagctaATCACTTCTAAAATGTCaatacaagcaaaaaaaaagtcaaacaaatttacaaaaacgctgataaaagcaaataaatgtcggaaaaagtgacaaacaaaatgttgatagaagcaaaaaaaataagaaaaagcaacacaaaCGTGTAAAAAAACTTTGACAAAATAGAATGTCACAACAATCAGCTCTcagcaacaaacatggagactaaataagtcgaagagttaaaacacagagtttaacccttaaatgacttctgtctatttcagtttacacaactcagcagagtcTCCATTAGTTGAGAAAAGGCCACAAAGATCTCCATAAAACCCTAGTCCAGCATAgagcggctgagtgaatgtggtctggactctgtggaggagagtcatggtttcagagacgctgtagaaggacagaatacctgcactgagatccaggtacactcctactctggaggactcaggACCTGAGACGGGAGTTTGGTTATTGTTGGaccaaaatgtataaatgttgtTGGTACAATATAACGCCCAAGATTTGTCATTGTATCCAAATTCACATTCATCTGACCCCCCTCctctgctgatattcttgtatgcgactgctacaGAAACTTCTCTATTCCTCttcacctcccagtaacaacgtccagtcagactctctctactcaggacctgcTCCCAGCcagtgaatctgtctgggtgactagaataagaCTGTGTTTGGCTCATTACtgttgctttcctgttcccctcagataataacagctttgtgtgtgctgtgtttggatccagagtgatttcatgtgaatattttaagaatccagctctggtcttgggctctggttgtggcagtaaaacatccacttcagtccctgtcagtgagacgtttgtccacttctctctcagaacgtcctgtagtttatctctgacttctgacacggccgctgtcacgtcctcaaagcagctcagaggatggatatggatgctggatgctgattggctgagtggtgacagtgagggatagttgtgtagaaactggttgtgatcctctgtgtgtgagagcttcttcagctcagcgtctttcctcttcagctcagtgatctcctgctccagctcctcctgaagctctttgactcgactcacttcacttttctgctgggatctgacctgctgcttcacatcagagcttcttttctccaggagacggatcagctcaGTGAAGATCTTCTCGCTGTCTTCCACTGCTTTATCAGCAGAGAGATTGATAGTCTccgcctgctgttgaagcagcttcacatctttctctctgtcctggattctctgctggatgtttagtcgactcccctcgagctttttctgcctctcagtcctttctgctgcagctgagactgtgttgtggcctttatgttcatccacagagcagagataacagagAAGCTGCTGATGAGTGCAGCCTTtgtttcctcattttttaaaacatccTCTACAtcagaaaacatgacatttctAGTTGTAAAATACTTCTTGGCTCCTCATGTTTTGTTGATGTGTCCATACGTCTCTGACTCTTACTCAAGGTCTCTTAAATTTTCCTTTTACTGGTT
The DNA window shown above is from Perca fluviatilis chromosome 7, GENO_Pfluv_1.0, whole genome shotgun sequence and carries:
- the LOC120562484 gene encoding tripartite motif-containing protein 16-like — encoded protein: MPRMHLNTPPCKISTPMGHRWQLLCYLCSVDEHKGHNTVSAAAERTERQKKLEGSRLNIQQRIQDREKDVKLLQQQAETINLSADKAVEDSEKIFTELIRLLEKRSSDVKQQVRSQQKSEVSRVKELQEELEQEITELKRKDAELKKLSHTEDHNQFLHNYPSLSPLSQSASSIHIHPLSCFEDVTAAVSEVRDKLQDVLREKWTNVSLTGTEVDVLLPQPEPKTRAGFLKYSHEITLDPNTAHTKLLLSEGNRKATVMSQTQSYSSHPDRFTGWEQVLSRESLTGRCYWEVKRNREVSVAVAYKNISRGGGSDECEFGYNDKSWALYCTNNIYTFWSNNNQTPVSGPESSRVGVYLDLSAGILSFYSVSETMTLLHRVQTTFTQPLYAGLGFYGDLCGLFSTNGDSAELCKLK